The Dehalobacter sp. DCM sequence TCTTCCAAAACAGCCGCTCTGATTTGGTTGTTTTCGGTGGTGATCAGAATTTCTTTCATGGATCATTTCCTGCCTTCCGAATCAGTGAGGCCACAGTGCCTTATCCACCTGAAACTTATATGATAATGGGACCTGACGTTACTGGCATCTGTCAATTACAATCTCAAGCGGTGTAAGCAGCTTTCCATCGGCTTGTTCAATAAACAAGCCGGTCCGGGATGTTTTGACTCCCGGGATATCTATGGGCAGCATTTCGAGTTCTCTCAGACTTTCAAGGACCTCAACCGGTCTTACCGACCCGGAATTACCGGTAACTATATCAAGACAGATCGACGTCTCCGTTAGCGGAATAATTGCTTTAACATATGGCCGAATGTCTTTTTCAATTCTTTTTCCTTGCTGGATGCGACCATAGATAACTTGTTCCCGCGAAAGCCAACGGTTGCAGATCATCTCAACCATATCCAGATTGAGACTTCCTATATATGAGACCGCTGTCTGATATCGGGCAAGATTAATCACCGCCATCAACGCCTTGGTGCCAGCAGCGCAAAATCCATAGCCGGCAATATCTATCCCCGGAGGCAGTTCCCTTTGCAGGCGATGAACAATATCCTGAATATAGCCGTCCTCGTCATTCTTGTCCCGAAATCCGTTTGCGGGTTCTTTCAGACTGATATCGACATACTCCTGTTCCCCTTCGACACCGACCGGCAAAGGAGGGCCAAACGCTATTTTGGGATGGGG is a genomic window containing:
- a CDS encoding TIGR03936 family radical SAM-associated protein — protein: MKIRLAYTKKGEARYIAHLDLTRVLDRALRRAEIPVAFSEGFNPHPKIAFGPPLPVGVEGEQEYVDISLKEPANGFRDKNDEDGYIQDIVHRLQRELPPGIDIAGYGFCAAGTKALMAVINLARYQTAVSYIGSLNLDMVEMICNRWLSREQVIYGRIQQGKRIEKDIRPYVKAIIPLTETSICLDIVTGNSGSVRPVEVLESLRELEMLPIDIPGVKTSRTGLFIEQADGKLLTPLEIVIDRCQ